The segment GCGCCCGCAATCACAGCCTCGCTCTTCGCCCGCTTCGCGTCGCGTGAGGACAGCTCACCAGCGATGAAGATGGTATCTGCGCTTCGCCACCAGTTCGGTGGCCACGCAATCCGTCCCGCCGAATAGCCACCCACCGGCTACTCCGGCGATTCCCAGATTGCCAAAATCCGCACGCACCGGGTTCCCCGGTCCTGTCGGGCGTTAGCCCGTCATCGGAGTCCGTGGCTGTGTGCCAGGGCGATCGCCTCGGTGCGTGAGCCGACGTCGAGCTTCCTGAAAAGGTTCCGTACATGGAATTTGACCGTATTCTCGCTGATGCCCAGGGATAAGGCGATGGTGCGGTTGCGGTGACCGGCGACTAGGTGCTGGAGGACTTCGAGTTCCCGGGCGGCAAGGTTCCATCCGGCGACATCTCCGGCCGGGCGGACTGGCAGGTCCAGTGGGAGCGTGACGAAGACGTCTGCGCCCCAGCCTGGCATGACGTCGATCCGCAGGCGGCCATTGAGCGCCTGGACCCGGCGGTCCAGGCGGCTGATGCTCGGTGCGTCGGCGGTGAGTGCGCCGCGGCCGTCGTCGCGTACGTTGATCAGCAGGTTTTCGCCGTCGCAGTCCCACTGCGTCCGGACTCTGCTGACCTCTGGTTGTTCCATCATGGCAAGCGCAAGTCCGCGGACGATGGCCCGTGCCGCGTGGGCAACTTCCCCAGGCAGCGCACGTCCATTCAGGGGCGGTTCGATGAATTCGACCTCAATGCCGCTGAAGCGCGTGAGAGGTCGCAGGTCCTCCCGCAGGCGTTCGAAAGCGTTGGCGACGGGCTCTTCCACCAGGTCGGTTGTGCGGTCGCTGAGGATGCGGAGCCCCACCAAGGCCTTGGCAGTGAGGTCAGTGACGGTTGAGCGGGCTGCCGCATCGTCCAAGGAAGATGAGCGCAGGGCCGCCAGAAGGGTTTCCAAGGTTGTGGAGTGCAGATCGGTCAGTTCCGCCGTCACGCGGACGCGTTCAGCTGAGGCTGCCCGCGATTCCAAAAGGTACGACGGCGGCGCGTCGGCCACTTTTTCCTGGATCCGCCGGGCGGCGATGCGCCACAGATATGTCACCACATCCAGCCGGTCCGTTTGCGCGGGATCTTTCTGGCCCGGTGCCGCCTGCGGATCCGTGAGGACAAGGAGAGCGTGGCTGGGGGCGTACGTCACGGCGAGCACGGGGCGGGGTTTGCCGCCGATCTCGGCTTCTCCGAACCAGGGTGTCTCATCCGAAAGGGCGGCGCGAAGCGCGTCAAGCTCGGCGATCGAGACCCGGGAAATGATGTCTTCCTCGCCCGCTTTCTTCTGTGGCCGGCCCGTGCAGTCTTCGGTGAAGATGACCAGCGCGCTGCTTCCCAGGTAGGGGAGGGTGGCATC is part of the Arthrobacter methylotrophus genome and harbors:
- a CDS encoding helix-turn-helix transcriptional regulator; this encodes MSAATDQPLNDFTTSVSDLPWPLLQALAELADAPLTQIADRLRDATLPYLGSSALVIFTEDCTGRPQKKAGEEDIISRVSIAELDALRAALSDETPWFGEAEIGGKPRPVLAVTYAPSHALLVLTDPQAAPGQKDPAQTDRLDVVTYLWRIAARRIQEKVADAPPSYLLESRAASAERVRVTAELTDLHSTTLETLLAALRSSSLDDAAARSTVTDLTAKALVGLRILSDRTTDLVEEPVANAFERLREDLRPLTRFSGIEVEFIEPPLNGRALPGEVAHAARAIVRGLALAMMEQPEVSRVRTQWDCDGENLLINVRDDGRGALTADAPSISRLDRRVQALNGRLRIDVMPGWGADVFVTLPLDLPVRPAGDVAGWNLAARELEVLQHLVAGHRNRTIALSLGISENTVKFHVRNLFRKLDVGSRTEAIALAHSHGLR